GACTATGAAAGAAAAGTAAGGACGTCCTTTTCTTGACTTGGCCTGCGTGCATTATACCTAGCCCTTTTTTAAAGAACTTGATTTTAATCTCAACAAAGAATGCCATCATTCTTGAAGGGAAGTGATTTTGATGGTGATAGGGAACTCAATCAGACAGAAACTTGCTCTCTGAAGTGGAGATTAAGTGCTGAACTTATGGAAGATATAGAATTgaagagattttcttttctgggCCAACGATGCAGAGTTTTCGGGGGAAGATGCCCTTGAACGGGAACTCTTGGCTTTCGATTACAAATTTGTAAAAGCGGATGTTGGAATCCGTAGAAAAGACATTCCATGTACATTCACCCTGCAGCCAGAAGAGGGATGCAGTATTTTCGGTAGTATAGCCAGAGGACATTAAAGAACTTTTACTTCGACTTTCCACATGGAGTGTAGGGTTCACAGAAAGAGAAACAATGCAAGTCATGGCCATGACTCTTTATCGAGCAGATAACACTGTCATGGTCATTTCATTTGGTTGACTTTGTGAAGTGCTTTCTTGGAGTAGATTCCTTTCAATGAAAAACCCTGGCTCTTTTGGAAGAGGCAATTCGATGTCGCTTCCCAGCATCATAACCACAGTGGACATACTTGGCCTATCATTGGGGCATCGCTGCACGCACAATAGGCCAATATGAATAGAGCGCAATGCTTCAGAAGTACTGCATGAGTTCTCAACCAACTTGTCAAGCAACTTCATGGACCTGCCTTCTGTGAATAGTCTCCAAGCCTGACCACATTGAAACCAACCATTAGGAGCAATTCTTGCAGCTTGAAGGTGAACAGTATTATGAACTTACATGTCCTAGAAGATTATGACGGTGGTCTGGATGATGAAACCCTCTGTTTCTCTTCCCGCTTACGATCTCGAGCACCAATACACCATAGCTAAAGACATCAgattttgttgagaaaactccatCGAGAGCATACTCTGGAGACATGTAACCACTGCAGAAATTGATGTATTGAAACCATCAGTTTGAAAGTGAATTGAGCACAGAGGTCATCACTTTCTGCATTAAAAGTACTTACTATGTTCCAACCACTCTGTTAGTATTTGCCTGTGTCTCATTCCCTGTGAAGCTTTTAGCCAGGCCAAAATCAGAGATCTTAGGGTTCATCTCATAATCTAACAATACATTGCTAGCTTTCACATCTCTGTGAATGATCCTGAGTCTGGAATCTTGATGAAGGTAAAGAAGTCCCCTAGCAATCCCTTTGATGATGTTGAAACGAGTTGACCAGTCCAATCGCTTCCTCTGCATTGGATCTGTcaaaaattcatttcacattagtAAACTCTGCACGGTTTGTAACTTACGAGGAGTAAGGCATCAAGTTATTCATTTGCTAATATGCTACTTTAGTGACAGTATTTTGGAGCTTTCACAAAATTCATGCTTCTAAGGAATTGAGAAAGTAAGCAAACCAAAGAGAAATGAGTCCAAGCTCCCGTTGGGCATGAATTCATAgaccaaaagattttcttcctcaatgCAACATCCTAAAAGCTTCACTAGGTTCCAGTGTTGCAGCTTGGAAACATATAGAACTTCATTTTTAAACTCTTGCAGCCCTTGTTTTGAGTTCCTTGACAGCATCTTCACAGCAATTTCTTGACCATCCCTCAGCACACCCTGCATATGGTCAACTTGTTTAGTGAAAATAATTCCAGGCCTACTCTTTTTCTCGCTAGAATTCCACTCATAGTAACCAAACATGTTGGGATCAAGTTATTCAGCCTCTCATCAACATATTCAGGAATCTTAAACAAATTATGCAAACGCAACAGCGAAGGCAGTACTTTACAATCCTCAAATAGCAACAATGTCCTTCTCGAGAATAGCATCCACAATTTTAGTACCTTGTAGACAGGTCCAAAACCACCTTCTCCAAGCTTATTATCGGTCGAAAAGTTATCAGTAGCTCTTGCTACTGTAGACAAGTCAAATAGTGGCAACTCAAGATCCTCCTTTGGCTTTTCACAGTTGTCTCCTGATTCAAAACTATCCCATTTAGCTGGAGCacaaattatatgaaattgatTTGCAAATATCTATGGGTGGCGTCTGCATCAATTCAGATTTCCTTCAATCATGATGCTACAAAGGCATGCTAATTGCTAAATATGAAAGCATTGAATTGCGAACATATTAGGATAATATGATCGCGATTGCTAGTGGTTTGTCATTGTTTCGCACATCTGACACTGACACACAAATGCCTCGACCAATTTCATTGAGACTGACTGACTTTGTCAGTTCATCATGGAATCTTTTAGTGACCTCTCATTGGAGATGTGGAATAgtatgataaaataaataggAAATCTTATAACTGTTGGGCCTGGTGAGGATGAATGCTGAATGGGACATGAATGCAGAATCCCCTCTAATGATAgtctaatttagaaaaaaataaataaataacaacacTTCACTTCTGCAAGGGGCTGACTAATGTAATGAACACGAGACAACAATTCTTGTGCTCGATAATAGAATAAGTACTGGGAGGTCTTGTAAAATACCTACTTGTAAGTGACGAAATGACTAATGTAAAAACTGGGAATGATGAGAACCAGAATACAAAATCTGACAGCACTGTCTCATAAAGTACGGTTTACCTTCAGGaagcttcattttcttcttcttgcattgtaGAAGGCGGATGGTGAGAACCAGAATGAGGAAAACAGACCCGAAAAAAACTGCCAAGCCCATGACCAGCTTATGCTTCTTGTGGTGTGACGGTAGTAAAGCTAAGAGAAGAAGCAGGAGCACACAGGATCAGGAGTAAGAACTAGGTATAACTGATATTACAATTCTATAAGCTCTCCCTCAAAGATGTGTGTTCATTTTCCACTTCAGTATCTAGCAAATTCATGTCTAGAATACCTGATTCTGACACAGCCATCCGGATGTAGAGGTCCTGCCCGTAGTTGCTGTACCCTCTAATGTCAACCAGCTCGCTGAACCACAGCAAACAACCACTTCCTCCATTTCGGATGTCTAAGTTCGAATAAGCCATACAGGAACATTTTTTCATGCAAACTACTTCGCATTCCTGAAGATTCATGCTCTCGTTAAACCATGAAGACCGAGTATCTGGCAATTTTAACCAAGAATACTTCACAAATATGTCCTTTTCACAATCCAAAGGATTTCTCCTCACACACCCATTTGACCAATCCAACATATCCAATTCTTGAGAAAAGCGGGGCACGAAGCCTTTCAAGCACCTACACACTGGGGAAGTATCGACCCTACAGCTAGCATAGGCACCACAGGATGCATAGTTGTCACATTGGTCTATTGGCGAGGTGATATAAAGCATCCAACCCTGCGTTCGGTCAATCCAAGCAAATCGCTGTATGATGCCATTGGTCGTCAATGTCAGCCTGGAAGTGACCGATCTGTTGAGGAGCACATAGCGGTAGTACATCTCTTCCTCATTTAACACAAATTCATATCTGTAGTATGGGTTCGTATTTAAATAAGGGGTGCCACTAAATCGAAGACCATTCCATGGTCCTGTCCTGAACTTGATGTCAGAACCCTGCTTCAATAGGAGTTGTGGGTAGCCATTCGGATCAAGTTGAAACGTGAAGTTGCCTGGAGAAGGATCATCAATGCTCTTCCATGATTTTAAATAACGATTGAAGCCTGATGTTCTATTCCATCCGATCTTCATACCAGCCTGAAGTGTATCAGTAGGATAGTCAAAACTCTGCCACAGGAAATTATTGGGATCACTGCCTTCTGCGTCTCTCACAACCAGATTTCCTGAATCCAAGAGCTGCGCAACTGGATTACGAACTGGTATTGGAGCGTTCGACAACCAGATATCACTTCCATTTCCGTCGAGAAGGACGAGACTTCCATGGCTAGTAACCCTCAAAGTGCCTGATGCGTCCGCAAGGGGTGCGACTCTATTTGCAACCCACACTATTGTcattgtggttattttcttgtACCATATTCCCAGATATCGCTTTGGTGGATCCCCCCTACTGAAGAACCCCAGCTCAAATGTCTCACCAGCAGAGATTAGGCTCTCGCCGTCTTGAATTGACTGATTTGTTGTTATGGTATCTAGTGCATTGGAAACAAGGGCATTACAAGTGAAGAGAACAAGACACATGGAAAGTGCCACAAAAGCTTTCATACTGCTTGAAGCAGTCAAGTTCTCAAAATCAGCGAATCTGCCGAGTGCGAATCTGCTGAGTGAACTAAGAAGACggaagaaagggagaagagagatcactgaagaatgaagacccCTGCAATTTCAAGGCTGGTCTGGAGCCACAGGCTTTTTCCATGAACTAATAAGAAGCCATCAGAAAAAGCCCTAAGTTCCAAGTCAGTGCACCAATAAGAATGCTAATTGTGACATCTACATAAAAAGTCCCAAATTTGACACGCTACTTAGACTAATTTCAACTTCCTATTGATTGCCAATCTTGACTCATTGCAAATCTCGTAATCTTTTTTGTGCAACACAAATCTTTAaatctttaaataaattcaCGACAAAATGCATTCAAAttatgaaagaagaacaaagataaATACGATACGTCCAACCAGAACatgatcaattaataaaaatttacaaaaaaagagtagagaaagaaaacattaaagtacaatgatttgttttttttttctcacttttatgCTACGAATGTAAGAATGAGATTGAGCTCCTGTCATTACGTAATTGCCTGAACTTttagggcgcatttggtaatcattatgtatttttgttcaaaaataatttttttttttttgttccctcgAATCATTTTTGAGTTTCTGAAAGCacttggtaactgtccaaaatttctattcctgggataaaaatctgtttggtaggattcttaaattttttgtttcttttaattttttaatacttttattatatttttctcttttttctctttttttttttccttttctcttcttcttcctcctttgtggccaATCGCCGGCTATTGCCAATGGCAGCAACGGCAATGGTCGGCAATGGCCGATGACCAgctaggaggaagaagaagagagaaggagaaaaggaaaaaaaagaagaaaaattagacttgattcaCGGCGGCGATGGCCGGCAATGGCCAATGACCGgctaggaggaagaagaagagagaaggagaaaagaaaagaaaagaaaagaaaaaagaaaaaaaattatatttgattcTAGAAATTGCTCCCAAAAACAAGAATcgattttttttacttcttgattttgttccaaatctatttctaagaataaaaaaaaaaaaattgatttttgttctttggaataaataatttaccaaacagatttctgttctttttttgtttcgataaataaaagaataaaattagaCACTATttgaagtgaaaacaaaaaggcCCTTATTGGCTAGTTGGAGGACATTTTTACCCCCTTATGAAGTTAACTTGCCTTATTTAAAGTGTGACATTGTGGTGTTGACTAGTCAACTAGTCAAAAAGCAAagacaaaatgaaaatgtagagagaagaaaggaaaagaagagaaaaagttcAAACTCAACAAGCCGAATTAAGTACATTTTGCAATGTTTGGTAATAATTCAAGTCCTTAGTTCATATAACCGAAGTAATTTTCAAAGTTATCCTATTTATtcaagggaaaattccaaataaaggttGAAATGTtgtcaatttttcaataaacCTTGTCTCAAATAAGTGCTCGAAatgtcctcattttctcaaataagaacttaaagTAACCATGTCAATCATAATGAAGGACACGGCCTCATCAGCTAGTCAATGGCATTTCCgtcctttatattttcttattttcttccctttttttttttttcttttctctttttttccaaaaatgacaaactaaaaaaaccaaaaaaagactaaaactatataaaaaaatacaaattaaaaaataaacccaagtaaaaGGCTAAGGCTAGCGCTCCCGCCCATGACCGCCACCTCATTGCTAGTGGGGCGTCAACCATGATCAGCGAGGTCACTAACACCTCACCAACCCCAACCCCCCACCAAAATTGGGAGAAGGCTACAACATTCTCCCAAATCTAGGCTAAGGCCACATTCATTGTCAACCGACCCTCACCACTGGTCAGCCCTCGCCGAGATGCTAGTGACCTGCCAGCCATGGCCAATGCCCACCGGCAATGGGTGGCAACCATAGGTCGGGGAACCTacctatatttttctttttcttttttagtttttagctttttaagtttttttaaaggaaaaatgaaagaaaataagaaaaagtaaaagatgaaaatgcatttgacCAGCTAGTAAGGTCAAGTCATTCTTTAAAACTAATATGGTCACttcatgtccttatttgaaacaaaatcaacttCATGCCCCTTATCAGAGAAAATAAAGGCACTTCATGCCCTATTTGAGACTACCGGTGAGGTTAGGTCGTTCTTTAAGACTAAGGTCTCCATTCAAGtcctatttgaaataatgtttaCTTCATACTCTCATTTGAGAATATGAAGATACTCTAAGCGCATATTTGGAATTCTCCCCATATTCGTCAAACCCACAACTCCATAACACCATAATATACCATTTCCATATAATTCCAAAGCTTATCAATACCAAATCTCGGTTTTAGAATATCCTTCTAAGGTCAAGCCTTTGGCTGATAATAAATGGAGACTTTGCCCAGGGGAAAATTTTGATCACCTTATCATCAAGCGTTATATCATGACCATGGTAAGATATTGAGCAATAAATTAGTCAATGGAATGAACCATTGGTATGTGATTTGATAGAGATTAATCAGTGGACTTGACTATAGATATTCAAATTGTGATGGTGGATTAAAAAAGTATTTCTAAATTgtataaaattttgttaaaatgaaacaactcatatttaatttaatatgtatattatatcTTGGGTTTAGATTATGAGTTTCTAACATTGCTCTTCATATGTGCATGATGAATATTCAATCTACTTATAAGAGATATATTACTCACTGAATTGAGGTTACATATGCTATTCGTGTTTAATGTTTTTTCAAATTCCTCAGTAGTGACAAATAGAGCGATAACGTTCACGTTATCATCAAGACATTTTGATCGAGATTTTTGGGTGTAAGTTTAGTTAGTTGAACATTTCCATGCTGTATATGATTGAGATGAGTTTATTGAGTTTAGTTATTAGTTGGAGATGTACATATTCTTTATAATGGATTATAGAAATTCCAATATTGTCACTAACCTGCTAGTTTATCGTATATTTTGAAATGTGTACATATATCTTGATAGTAGGTTATTGGTTATATTTGAAATTGCATCATTCAGATAAAAGGACAGCCATGCCATCTCCTATTTTTGTTAAAGTTGGAGGGTGACATAAAGAGTTCGacaaaatcttttaatttcgaCAAGTAGGTGTTATATTTTACAAAAGACCAACCCTTCGCTGGTCCGACAAGGGCTATGGCCACCGGTGGCCAGATCTGGCACCGATAGCCCTTGCCATCAAAGGTCCACGACCTCAAGCAACCTAAGTGGTCCACAACCCAAGCAACCTTGCTTGGGCTTGACGACCTCAGGAGGCCCTTGCCTAAGTCCTGCTAGGGTCGCGCGATGATAGTTGTCCGTCACCATCGCACGCTTGATAAAACTAGACTATATAAAGACACAAATAATGTTAAAACTTTTAAAGCAAACATTTAACtatcatatttttttaaaattaaatcacttaagttacatttttttttttaactgagAATTCCTATGTGGCATTATTCCTAGCAAATCACATTGgtgatttaatattaaattaatgccTTAATGGattttcaataaggaaaatcatCGATGtaattttaggaatttgtttttTAGAAGTTATGCCTCCAATTTTGGAGCAAACACAATAATCtctaaatttcacaattttatgATTTAGTTAGAATTTAAACAAGCATACTCGCCGAAAGAAAAGGATTTGAACCATGTAAGAATGTATCTTGCGCACATCCATGAAGATGTCAAGATCTTTGGGGTTTCATGTGTGTTGACTTTTGGATCAGTACATGATCAATGGTTCATCGGAAGTCATGGTCTTTATGACGCTTTTGCTAGGTGATAATTGGCTGTAAAAACTTCTAACCCATCGAAAGGTCATGGACCAATTTCtcagctttttcttcttttgactaacAAGCCTTCAACTTTAAAGAGAAAGATTCTTGTAATTCCAATCACACGGCGTGTAAAGTGGGTTGTGCATCCGAAACGATAGTGACCCTAGTGGCATCAATTCTCAAAACACAAATTGCACTCCCCCTTCCATCATGTACTCATAACCAAGAACACCTAACACTTATGTAAGCAAAAATCATGGAGCTTATGTAAGCATCCGAAACGGCGTGTAAAGCGGGTTGCGCATCCGAAACGATAGTGACCCTAGTGGCATCAATCTCAAAACACAAATTGCACTCCCCCTTCCATCATATACTCATAACCAAGAACGCCTAACACTTATGTAATCAAAAATCATGGagcttaattattattttttatatcgaAAACTTGCTGCCttggtctttttttaaaaaaaaaaaatatatatatttgattttttaacattattgtcaaaaattttatttaaaaagttgcatatattattttttttttttaaacaaataaaattttaaaaactaaattactCACTCAAAAggttttcaaatgtgttttatACTAAAcagcattttttcaaaattgcttCTTAAAGCACAATTTaccaaatggcttttgcatttaCCCAAAATCCTTTAGGCTAAACTGGtttgcatttttctaataaactttcaaaatgctAAATCAAATGCACCCACTCAACTTATGCAAGGCCCATCGCATTAATGGCGGAGATCCATGCGGCCTCCGGAATTGGATTCAGGATCAGATACACCTCAAGAAAAGGTTTACAGGACAAACGGAGAAAAAGCACGCAGCTTCCCCTGGCATGAGAAGAGACGTGCGTCTCTCCACTTTGGGCTCCTGCTGGACCCGCCCATCTCACTTTCTCACTCCTTTATAAGACGGCAATCGGGCCTCATTGCTAATTAAATTCCAACCAGAACTTTGTTATCACAAAGACGTGGGTCGGTGTCGATTCAGGAAGGAGAAGCGGAATGGAGATGAGATTCATGGGCCTGTTCCTGCTGTTACTGCTCGTCCTTGGTCCTCGGAAGACACCCCACTCACCATCATCACTCTTCCCGGTTTTCATCTTCTGtgtttcttgcttttcctaAGTAAATCCCTATTCAAAAAGAAATGCCCACATGGCGTATGAAGGAAAATACAGCAAGATCATCATATTATTAGTTGGGCCCCCATCTCTTCTAAGCAACTTCGTTCCCATTAACCTATTAATTTATTTGGGACATGTTGTGTGATCGATGAAAATTCTTTTGTCAAACTATACACAAAGTCAGTTATCATGGATGAAGGAGCGACATTATTTGCGAATGTAATGTCTTTGACACCTATTTAAAAGTGgcgcttgttgacacctaatttgcattttcaagtacatataaaaaaaaaatttaaaaaaaatttgagaggcTGGGTCGGGCCGAATCCAACCTTGGCCCGGCCcgcctcttcttcccttttccccCCTGTGGGCTTGGGCCCGACACCAgtctttgcctttttcttttctcttgtggCCCAAAGCCTTCCCCCCCCTCTTGGGCCCGGCGTATTTCCCCTTCAACCCAGCGTCCCCCAGCcagtcttcctcctccttcgcgTGCAAACCtgcagcaaaaggaaaaagcataGTAGAGAGCATGGCAAGAGCAAGGGGGCAAGGGAGAAAAGACAGGAGAAGACAGGAGCAAAAGGGGAGATCACGGCAGAGCAACAGAGGAGGAAACCGAGGAGCAGAGGGCACCGCGGCGACAGAGGTGGAGCCGGGGAGGGGAGCCGAGGGAGAacggaggaaggaaaaaaatggaaaagtgaGAGAACCGaggaaaaggggaagaaagaaggtGAGTGGAGGTTAGCCAAGGAGCCGAGAGCCTCCCGAGACATTTTGCCACCGCCGGTAAGCCACCCAATCGACGCCGATCGCTGCCGTCTTCCCCGGCATTCTATCAAAAACTTGGTGTGCAGCTTTTGAAATCGAGCTGGCCGGAGCTCGTTCCACCCATTTCGGGTGAGCTCCGGCCTCCGTAGGTCCTAGCTAGGTCATCGTTGGTTGTTGGTCGTTTGTTGAGGATCCCGGCCCCGCCTCAAGTCCTAGTTGGGTCCGGAATCTTGTGACTCCTGAGTGCCCCCCCACCCGTTTGCCGAATTGCCTAGTTGAAACTCGCGCCTAACTTCGTCGTTTAGAGCTTCGGCCGAGACGATTGGTCACTGGAATGGCGCCGCCGTCCACTCGAAAGCCGGGCTTTGCCCTCACCTATCTGAAACAGGGTCGTCAAGCCCTAGCCATATGACCCCCGAACCGTTCCATCGCTGTTGCCTTCTCTGTCACAACCGAACGGTCATTGAATCGGAGTCGCGGACCGCTGGGGCCCTCAACCAAACCCTTGCCACCTCCGACGGGCCGCCTAACCGCTGGCCATCGCCGCCATCTGCCCAGAAGCCACCCGGTGCTGCACGCGGTCACGGCTCCCTCTGGTCGGTCGCGACTAGGAAGTTGCAGACGATAGGAGATGGGCCAAGCCAAGCCAGATCTAGCCTGCTCGGCCCCTTCTCGCCCCGCAGGCCAATGGCCCAAAGATGGTCTGGGTCGTGGGCCTACAGAGAGCCCTTTTGCAAAAGGGTTTGGGCTCGTCAAAGGGGCCCAACCCACAATTAAATACAGGCTCGACCATTTGGTCGGGTTTTGCCATTTTCAGGCGGGTCAACCAACCCGCCCCCCATTCGGGCCAGACTCAGGTGGGTTGGATTGACCCGCCGGTCAAACGGGTCAGACTAGACTCAACCCGGCCCagctgaaaaaataaaaataaatattttaaaaaaaaaaaaatttaaaaaaattgaaaattaaaaaaatgtagggtttggttaggaatttcGATGTCTTGtattcttagtgtaattaggtctttattttctcatatattgattatatcacgtgtttaatttgcatattttattatatttaattgcaTGTGCTAAagtttactgcaattaggattttggttgcaaattgttattttaatgattgtatACTTGCATGATCCTCTCATAtattagtggataggtataaaatcaattcaaactacctaacaaaaaatatttcttttaaaatgaacaatattaagtatcgaaatgaaactaattgattaattagtataatcaaatctccaaccctagattctctgattGCGTAAGAAGTGAAATACACTCTCATGccttacttggtttctaaccGATCTTGATAGGCTAGCGGCAACtcctttttacaaaattttaaaaatacccAAACCTCACGTGAGGTATGGGCTTAGAAGAGCTTGTGCCTAATCATAGGCTTTAAGTTTATCATTTAGGTAATACCCCTAAACATGTTTCCTCCCCCCGAGGAGTAGGTTGCGACAACGCTTGTGTGATATTTTCTTACAAGACACATTATCTCATGAAAGTTTTATAAGAAGTGACACTTGTGTCTTGTGTTTTCTATCTAACAAAAGTTTTCATGAGtactttttcatttgtttctttttgtgaaattaatACATACAAATTTGATGACATTCCTCAAGAAAGAAGTATTAAAGAGGCTGCCAAAAGCCACAATCATAAGGCGAGACTACTTTTGTGTGTATATATTATAAAATGTATATGGAAAGTCAAATTTATTATGATCCACATGAGATCCATCAAATCCGATAGTCCATAAGAGATCGGAGTAAAGCAATCCACCAATGCCATGTCAGTTCTACAGAAGAAAgttcactaatttttttaacccAAGACAGTAAGATTAAGCTATCAAACCTTCTTGTGTGAGCTCAATCCAAGATGGCCGTTGACGACGCTGGACCTAAGGAGCCAGCAGTGGACCCGTCCCGCTCTGCATCGGGTCTAACTTGTATACTCTTGCCTGCATATGTTGGGTCTAACAAGGATATTTGTGCAGAGGATGTTGTGAGTGCATATGAAGAACCGAAGTGCGAGTCAAAGAGCCTAAAATTTAAAGGAATGTGCATAAGCAGCCGCCACTGTGGCCTAGTCTACAAGGACGAGGGCTTCGAAGGCGGCAAGTGCAAAGGCCTCCGGCGCAGCTGCTTTTGCTTCAAGTCTTGTGGAGAGGAACCACCACCTGGAGAGGGACCACCATATAAAGAGCCACCGCCACCACATGGAGAGCAACtgaagaaaataagaggattCAAGAAAACATcgattcaaaaataaatttcccaGGAGAAAAATGTTCTTCACTGAAAGTCATAATATATGCTATTATTCTACAATACATAATGCTATTTATGTTAAGAAGACAACTAGATTTCCTATTCTATATTCCGAAAATCTAATCTGATAAATTGACcgaaatcaaatcatatctaccactctaatctaatattttgatagcataatcaaatcatactctaatctaatcttccgatggcaaaataaaatcataatcaaatcatattctaatctaatcttcTGATGGTTTACCAATAATATTATCGATCTTATCAGCCTCTCTCAAACTGGGATTA
The window above is part of the Eucalyptus grandis isolate ANBG69807.140 chromosome 6, ASM1654582v1, whole genome shotgun sequence genome. Proteins encoded here:
- the LOC104452093 gene encoding G-type lectin S-receptor-like serine/threonine-protein kinase At4g27290; this encodes MKAFVALSMCLVLFTCNALVSNALDTITTNQSIQDGESLISAGETFELGFFSRGDPPKRYLGIWYKKITTMTIVWVANRVAPLADASGTLRVTSHGSLVLLDGNGSDIWLSNAPIPVRNPVAQLLDSGNLVVRDAEGSDPNNFLWQSFDYPTDTLQAGMKIGWNRTSGFNRYLKSWKSIDDPSPGNFTFQLDPNGYPQLLLKQGSDIKFRTGPWNGLRFSGTPYLNTNPYYRYEFVLNEEEMYYRYVLLNRSVTSRLTLTTNGIIQRFAWIDRTQGWMLYITSPIDQCDNYASCGAYASCRVDTSPVCRCLKGFVPRFSQELDMLDWSNGCVRRNPLDCEKDIFVKYSWLKLPDTRSSWFNESMNLQECEVVCMKKCSCMAYSNLDIRNGGSGCLLWFSELVDIRGYSNYGQDLYIRMAVSESALLPSHHKKHKLVMGLAVFFGSVFLILVLTIRLLQCKKKKMKLPEAKWDSFESGDNCEKPKEDLELPLFDLSTVARATDNFSTDNKLGEGGFGPVYKGVLRDGQEIAVKMLSRNSKQGLQEFKNEVLYVSKLQHWNLVKLLGCCIEEENLLVYEFMPNGSLDSFLFDPMQRKRLDWSTRFNIIKGIARGLLYLHQDSRLRIIHRDVKASNVLLDYEMNPKISDFGLAKSFTGNETQANTNRVVGTYGYMSPEYALDGVFSTKSDVFSYGVLVLEIVSGKRNRGFHHPDHRHNLLGHAWRLFTEGRSMKLLDKLVENSCSTSEALRSIHIGLLCVQRCPNDRPSMSTVVMMLGSDIELPLPKEPGFFIERNLLQESTSQSQPNEMTMTVLSAR